The Claveliimonas bilis genome window below encodes:
- a CDS encoding phenylacetate--CoA ligase family protein, which translates to MYEKEMKKLMKLYQDGIFSQPFYADKIAGAQDFESYENFSKIPFMYKDDLRNTKPFDRTSATTKDVYGIFSSSGTTGSKTFYVYSKKDKKVYNEFVKAFYSELGVNERDLGGVFAPVDTGVMAHSMMWQFTTMGSGYVNCPEPSPDNMIDFVEALPITIIATRPSVVCSIADNPQYVKSAGESNVRMLLLGGGFLTEGRRKFIEKMWGASCYSMFGMSEVFGPMAGECRYQDGLHYLDKYLLIEVLDPVTHMPVEPGEYGVAVYTTLWDKGFPILRYWTDDYIAVDTSPCRCGRDLPRFRYKGRLADCLEIKGQYVFPRMLEECLFKYGFEGEYRALQEKGNRIKVVLEKRDGYSVSPGMKKEIDELFMNEVAIEFVPKEKLAYDGHAIRFIKENG; encoded by the coding sequence ATGTATGAAAAAGAAATGAAAAAGTTGATGAAACTGTACCAGGACGGCATTTTCTCGCAGCCGTTTTACGCAGACAAGATTGCCGGGGCGCAGGATTTTGAAAGTTATGAAAATTTTTCAAAAATTCCGTTTATGTACAAGGATGATCTGAGAAACACAAAGCCATTCGATAGAACGTCGGCAACGACAAAAGACGTCTACGGCATTTTCTCAAGCAGCGGCACAACAGGCAGCAAAACTTTTTATGTATATAGTAAGAAGGATAAAAAAGTTTACAATGAATTTGTGAAAGCATTCTACAGTGAGCTCGGGGTAAATGAAAGGGACCTCGGAGGAGTATTTGCTCCGGTTGATACGGGAGTTATGGCTCACTCAATGATGTGGCAGTTTACGACCATGGGAAGCGGATATGTGAATTGTCCGGAGCCCTCTCCGGATAATATGATCGATTTTGTAGAAGCTCTGCCGATTACAATTATTGCAACAAGGCCAAGTGTGGTGTGTTCGATCGCAGACAATCCGCAGTACGTGAAAAGCGCCGGGGAATCCAATGTGAGAATGCTGCTTCTGGGCGGCGGGTTTCTGACGGAAGGGCGCAGGAAGTTTATTGAAAAAATGTGGGGAGCCAGCTGTTACAGTATGTTTGGCATGAGCGAAGTATTTGGGCCCATGGCCGGGGAATGCCGCTATCAGGACGGGCTGCACTATCTGGACAAATATCTGCTGATCGAAGTTCTGGATCCGGTTACCCATATGCCTGTAGAGCCGGGAGAGTATGGAGTTGCAGTGTATACGACCCTGTGGGATAAGGGCTTCCCGATCCTTCGGTATTGGACAGATGATTACATTGCAGTGGATACATCTCCGTGCCGCTGCGGCAGAGATCTTCCAAGATTCCGCTATAAAGGAAGGCTGGCGGACTGTCTGGAGATCAAGGGGCAGTATGTTTTCCCACGTATGCTGGAAGAATGTCTGTTCAAGTATGGTTTTGAAGGAGAATACCGTGCCCTGCAGGAAAAAGGAAACCGGATCAAAGTGGTACTTGAGAAGAGGGATGGTTACAGCGTTTCGCCGGGGATGAAGAAAGAAATAGATGAATTGTTCATGAATGAGGTGGCAATAGAGTTTGTCCCGAAAGAAAAGCTTGCGTATGATGGGCATGCGATAAGGTTTATAAAAGAAAATGGTTAA
- a CDS encoding Sip1-related alpha-galactosidase — MIEIKKAVLKVRRQKTGELELAQEKPVREGEREGWLFEDGKEVTGGFVLGKIPDGQTGWLTFTISNTAVEENANLRMETPVILDLYISEKPEKITVMYLFSDWWTRPAFLNSFAEIPPGTQVAFLKYADHYACLIPGVGESYKTTLAPGGEMLISLEMTAFMGGMSQVDEPVLLYVEDRNIYRAVEKAFACLAASKGIKKREDRRFPEIFRYLGWCTWNAFYQEADEEKIREKAREFKEKRVPVRWILLDDGWLSAKGSRLYDFEPDKKKFPEGFLKMKAEICRPKEISWLGVWHALGGYWGGILPGSILEREEREHLCRTANGRYLPKPQADAAFAFYRSWYKILRKEGVDFLKVDGQSAVKNYFENTAPVCRAAREIQEGLEGAAACFDGAVINCMGMSMEQILARPSSAVSRSSDDFFPDRESGFPEHLLQNAYNTLYQDMLYYCDWDMFWTDHKDSVKHSLLRGISGGPVYISDKIGRTIPEVLKPLIYLDGEILMMDRGARPAADCIFTDPRESKVLKLTNVAAYGEGKKGGGVAVFNFSSQRRCVVFSPSDVWDISHYDQYWVYDYFNQTARICGKDERIEEEIGGDGFAWYEILGAESPGTFLGLKEKYAGFTAVEDVYRSKDRMTALMKEQGKTGILSVKEPEAVYCNGTDVSECVEKKGFFYTVNLEEKSRKAMIEVVWRDQI; from the coding sequence ATGATAGAGATAAAAAAAGCAGTATTGAAAGTACGGCGTCAAAAGACAGGAGAGCTGGAACTGGCACAGGAGAAACCTGTCCGGGAAGGAGAAAGGGAAGGATGGCTGTTTGAAGACGGGAAAGAAGTCACAGGAGGGTTTGTTCTTGGGAAAATCCCGGATGGACAGACCGGATGGCTTACCTTTACGATTTCCAATACAGCAGTGGAGGAAAATGCCAACCTCAGGATGGAGACACCGGTGATTCTGGATCTGTATATTTCGGAAAAACCGGAGAAGATCACGGTCATGTATTTATTCAGCGACTGGTGGACCAGACCTGCGTTTCTTAACAGTTTTGCTGAAATTCCGCCGGGAACTCAGGTGGCTTTCCTGAAATATGCAGATCATTACGCCTGCCTGATCCCGGGCGTGGGGGAAAGTTATAAAACTACCCTGGCGCCGGGAGGAGAGATGTTGATTTCTCTGGAAATGACCGCCTTCATGGGAGGGATGAGCCAGGTAGATGAGCCGGTATTGCTTTACGTGGAAGACAGAAATATTTACCGGGCAGTGGAAAAGGCGTTTGCCTGTCTGGCCGCTTCTAAAGGGATCAAAAAAAGGGAGGACAGAAGGTTCCCTGAAATATTCCGCTATTTGGGATGGTGTACCTGGAATGCATTTTACCAGGAAGCGGACGAAGAGAAAATAAGAGAAAAGGCCCGGGAATTTAAGGAAAAACGAGTGCCGGTGCGCTGGATCCTGCTGGATGACGGCTGGCTTTCCGCAAAGGGGAGCAGATTGTATGATTTTGAACCTGATAAAAAGAAATTCCCGGAAGGATTTCTGAAAATGAAGGCAGAAATCTGCAGGCCGAAGGAGATTTCCTGGCTTGGCGTATGGCATGCGCTGGGCGGATACTGGGGCGGCATTCTTCCCGGAAGTATCCTGGAGAGGGAAGAAAGGGAGCATTTGTGCCGCACGGCAAACGGCAGGTATCTTCCGAAGCCGCAGGCAGACGCCGCTTTTGCATTCTACAGAAGCTGGTATAAAATCTTGAGAAAAGAAGGGGTTGATTTTCTCAAGGTGGACGGGCAGAGCGCGGTAAAGAATTATTTTGAGAATACAGCTCCTGTGTGCCGTGCGGCAAGGGAGATTCAGGAAGGCCTGGAGGGAGCTGCCGCCTGTTTTGACGGGGCGGTTATCAATTGCATGGGTATGTCTATGGAACAGATATTGGCGAGGCCATCTTCTGCTGTATCCCGAAGCAGTGATGACTTTTTCCCGGACCGGGAAAGCGGATTCCCGGAACATCTTTTACAAAACGCTTACAATACACTGTATCAGGATATGTTGTATTACTGTGATTGGGATATGTTCTGGACGGACCATAAAGACAGTGTGAAACACAGCCTTTTGCGGGGAATCAGCGGCGGGCCGGTTTATATCAGTGATAAAATCGGCAGAACGATCCCTGAAGTATTAAAACCGCTCATCTATCTGGACGGGGAAATCCTCATGATGGACAGGGGAGCCAGGCCGGCGGCAGACTGTATTTTCACAGATCCCCGAGAATCAAAAGTGCTGAAGCTGACCAATGTGGCCGCTTATGGGGAAGGGAAAAAGGGAGGCGGAGTTGCCGTATTTAACTTTTCGAGCCAGAGGCGGTGTGTCGTTTTTTCTCCGTCTGATGTATGGGATATTTCCCATTACGATCAATACTGGGTCTATGATTATTTTAACCAGACCGCCCGTATATGCGGAAAGGATGAGCGCATAGAAGAGGAGATCGGGGGAGACGGATTTGCCTGGTATGAGATACTTGGCGCCGAAAGTCCGGGGACCTTCCTGGGATTAAAAGAAAAATATGCAGGATTTACGGCGGTGGAGGACGTATACAGGTCAAAAGACAGAATGACGGCTCTCATGAAAGAGCAGGGAAAGACAGGCATTCTCTCGGTCAAAGAGCCGGAGGCTGTGTACTGCAATGGGACAGATGTTTCGGAATGTGTTGAAAAAAAGGGATTTTTCTATACGGTAAATTTGGAAGAAAAAAGCAGGAAAGCCATGATAGAAGTTGTCTGGAGGGATCAGATATGA
- a CDS encoding radical SAM protein, which produces MFRKKFRYIAPRFGRFRYYNRIRIFGFDRERRIRRTFGEKANIILNSDSRIVLPFTDIDITTFCNLRCRRCAKCIPYFRQRRHFTAEEIRENLEALTTYIDRIYVANIIGGEPFLNPELKEIVRICAENPKIETLELTTNATIVPDDGVIRAIKDSGVTVHISNYPNLDQRYMENKRRLIEKLKEYGVPYEYQFHEIWLDFGEIEKHNYSGKELAGMFLRCPMNSCTVFHGRTLYRCGKASYLAQHGMERGADDIISLEEIHSKKEMAAKIKKFFSVKYLPACRYCHLHPKAIAAAEQLEGDSFL; this is translated from the coding sequence ATGTTTCGTAAAAAATTCAGATATATTGCGCCACGTTTCGGGCGATTTCGATATTATAACCGAATAAGGATCTTTGGCTTTGACAGAGAACGAAGGATAAGGCGTACTTTTGGAGAAAAGGCAAACATCATATTAAATTCCGATTCCAGGATCGTTCTGCCCTTTACTGATATAGATATTACGACATTTTGTAATCTGAGGTGCAGGCGCTGTGCAAAATGCATTCCGTATTTCCGTCAGAGAAGGCATTTTACTGCAGAAGAAATCCGTGAAAATCTGGAAGCACTGACAACATATATAGATCGGATTTATGTGGCAAATATCATTGGCGGTGAGCCTTTTCTCAACCCGGAACTGAAAGAGATTGTTCGGATATGTGCAGAAAACCCCAAAATAGAAACGCTGGAACTGACGACCAACGCCACCATTGTTCCGGATGACGGGGTGATCCGCGCTATAAAAGACAGCGGTGTGACTGTTCATATTTCCAATTATCCCAATCTCGATCAAAGGTATATGGAGAATAAAAGACGGCTGATCGAAAAACTGAAGGAATATGGTGTGCCTTATGAATATCAGTTCCATGAAATCTGGCTGGATTTTGGAGAGATTGAAAAACACAATTACTCCGGTAAGGAATTGGCAGGGATGTTCCTTCGCTGTCCGATGAACAGCTGCACTGTATTTCATGGCAGAACACTGTACCGGTGCGGAAAGGCAAGTTATCTTGCGCAGCATGGCATGGAGAGAGGGGCTGACGATATCATTTCTCTGGAAGAAATTCATAGTAAAAAGGAAATGGCGGCGAAAATAAAAAAATTCTTTTCAGTGAAATATCTTCCGGCCTGCAGGTACTGCCATTTACATCCGAAGGCAATTGCAGCTGCTGAACAATTGGAGGGGGATTCGTTCCTATGA
- a CDS encoding glycosyltransferase, giving the protein MRISVVIPVYNEEKCIGRCLKALADGTEKPYEIIVSDGMSTDRTEQIAKKYGAIVVENKKRHAAGGRNAGIKRAKGDIIAFIDADCIPDKDWLKEIRKAFEEDDIDGLGTYIRPAKSDNKYEEFWGRLSLQILMSYGDEPYYVQDKTLNTAFITASCAYRRSLLCRIKGFNNFFANNAEDIDICWRALEQGAKLKYVPSAKITAHSPRTLKGICKKSFRNGISSSKLQKVYSNNRVSIDKTLYKALVSNIKGIFKGETYSWLFVVEIICHLAGKYYGSVKCGVINI; this is encoded by the coding sequence ATGAGGATCTCAGTTGTAATTCCTGTTTATAATGAGGAAAAATGTATCGGACGGTGTTTGAAGGCATTGGCAGATGGAACAGAAAAGCCTTACGAAATTATTGTCTCAGATGGGATGTCCACGGACCGTACAGAGCAGATTGCAAAAAAATACGGTGCAATTGTAGTTGAAAATAAAAAAAGACATGCTGCCGGCGGGAGAAATGCAGGGATAAAAAGAGCGAAAGGAGATATTATTGCCTTTATTGATGCGGACTGCATTCCCGATAAAGACTGGTTAAAAGAGATACGAAAAGCATTTGAAGAGGATGACATTGACGGACTGGGCACTTACATCAGACCCGCTAAGTCGGATAATAAATACGAGGAATTTTGGGGACGTCTATCCCTTCAGATTTTGATGTCATATGGAGACGAGCCTTATTATGTGCAGGATAAAACATTGAATACAGCGTTTATTACAGCAAGCTGTGCATACAGACGTTCTCTCCTGTGCCGGATAAAAGGATTCAACAACTTTTTTGCCAACAATGCAGAAGATATAGATATATGCTGGAGAGCATTGGAGCAAGGGGCAAAACTGAAATATGTGCCTTCGGCAAAGATTACGGCACACTCTCCGAGAACTCTGAAAGGAATCTGTAAGAAGAGCTTCAGAAACGGTATTTCAAGTTCCAAACTTCAAAAAGTATATTCAAATAATAGAGTCAGTATAGACAAAACTTTATATAAAGCCCTGGTTTCTAATATAAAGGGAATTTTTAAAGGTGAAACATACAGCTGGCTTTTTGTCGTTGAAATCATATGCCATTTGGCAGGGAAATATTACGGAAGCGTGAAGTGTGGTGTGATCAACATATGA
- a CDS encoding glycosyltransferase family 4 protein → MRRKKVLFISAGIFPIPANKGGAVEELIDTFTENNAKEDRYEISVASCVFKGREIKAKTKGVKYYYFRTPFYLSLADKMYYLYVDRIEKDWRSMFRQYCFRNRHYIKKITETLDLKAYDAVIVENNMSLLEKLSEVMGEEFERKCMYHMHSNLVDNEEMIPYLARCRKILAVSDYVKDHLYQTVPQLRNTEIVKVTNGIRGWTYSTEERQSLREQMRDRYHVGEEETIYLFAGRVSPEKGVLEMTRAFRAVLPRLRHKSRLFIVGSASSGSDKESYYYRAVKKEAAQSPESIILTGYINHEDVAKYHVMADAQIVPSIMDDPAPLTVLEGMSMGNFLLLSKAGGIPEYSANYSNKIFFERGDSFEKNIRDAFLSYDQDKAPHRYENSANHFGEERYYRELAEAVDVS, encoded by the coding sequence ATGAGGCGGAAAAAAGTATTGTTTATCTCGGCGGGTATTTTTCCGATACCGGCGAACAAAGGCGGAGCCGTTGAAGAATTGATCGATACATTTACGGAAAATAATGCGAAAGAAGACAGATATGAGATTTCTGTTGCGAGCTGTGTGTTTAAGGGAAGGGAAATAAAAGCAAAAACGAAGGGCGTGAAATATTATTACTTCAGGACGCCGTTTTATCTTTCCCTTGCAGATAAGATGTATTATCTCTATGTTGACAGAATAGAGAAGGACTGGAGAAGTATGTTTCGGCAGTACTGTTTCCGGAACAGACATTATATAAAGAAGATTACGGAAACGCTGGATTTAAAAGCATATGATGCGGTGATCGTGGAAAACAACATGTCCCTGCTTGAAAAACTGTCTGAAGTAATGGGGGAAGAGTTTGAGCGCAAATGTATGTATCACATGCACAGCAATCTGGTGGATAATGAGGAGATGATCCCTTATCTTGCCCGCTGCAGGAAGATACTGGCAGTCAGTGATTATGTGAAAGACCATCTGTACCAGACTGTTCCCCAATTGCGGAATACGGAAATTGTAAAGGTCACAAATGGTATAAGAGGGTGGACGTACTCGACAGAAGAACGGCAGAGCCTTCGGGAACAAATGCGTGACAGATACCATGTTGGTGAGGAAGAGACGATATATCTGTTTGCGGGGCGTGTAAGTCCGGAAAAGGGAGTGCTGGAAATGACCAGGGCATTTCGCGCTGTATTGCCGCGCCTTCGGCATAAATCCCGCCTGTTTATTGTCGGATCAGCCAGTTCGGGATCGGATAAAGAGTCTTATTATTACAGGGCGGTCAAAAAGGAGGCGGCACAGTCTCCGGAGAGTATCATCCTGACAGGATATATTAACCATGAGGATGTTGCAAAGTATCATGTGATGGCAGACGCACAGATCGTACCGTCTATTATGGATGATCCGGCTCCGCTTACTGTACTGGAAGGAATGTCAATGGGAAATTTCCTTTTGTTGTCAAAAGCAGGAGGGATTCCGGAATATTCTGCAAATTACAGCAACAAAATATTTTTTGAGCGGGGAGATTCCTTTGAAAAAAATATCCGGGACGCGTTTCTTTCTTATGACCAGGATAAGGCTCCCCATCGTTATGAAAACAGCGCGAACCATTTTGGAGAGGAACGGTATTACCGTGAACTTGCGGAGGCAGTAGATGTTTCGTAA
- a CDS encoding NAD(P)/FAD-dependent oxidoreductase, producing MMYDYIIVGAGPAGCVCAGELKRKNYSVCVLEKQPEHYRKVCGDGISYVCVQALRSIDFPIESLMDAGAVKIQRYIHYVNGKMYEDRIGDYGKEAYGLARDKTDAAFRQYFIKDRDIPLYYNRNAGEIRSVDQGYEVCGIKAKRLVLAAGALAKINLDGKALLRPDAGSPVGISAILQADAAGSPFFLFDYRAEYEGTYGWIFRVGEREYNVGLWLKREKNLLAARFQQFLETRVEEYLGRDYQWRRKPRGAIMGIGNRRVHTDDSIVYLGDASNTSNPEDGEGISLAVKDALDFTGGLK from the coding sequence ATGATGTACGATTATATCATTGTGGGCGCAGGTCCGGCAGGCTGTGTCTGCGCGGGGGAATTAAAAAGGAAAAATTATTCCGTGTGCGTGTTGGAAAAACAGCCTGAGCATTATAGAAAAGTATGCGGAGACGGTATCAGTTACGTCTGTGTCCAGGCCCTTAGAAGCATAGATTTTCCGATAGAATCTCTTATGGATGCCGGCGCTGTGAAAATTCAGAGATATATTCATTATGTAAATGGAAAGATGTATGAGGACAGGATCGGAGATTACGGGAAAGAAGCATATGGCCTGGCAAGAGATAAGACAGACGCTGCTTTCAGGCAATATTTTATCAAAGACAGAGACATACCTCTTTATTATAACAGGAACGCCGGGGAAATAAGAAGTGTGGATCAGGGATATGAAGTATGCGGCATCAAAGCAAAAAGGCTCGTACTTGCAGCAGGAGCTTTGGCAAAAATAAATCTTGACGGCAAAGCGCTGCTTCGCCCTGATGCAGGAAGCCCTGTTGGAATATCTGCCATACTTCAGGCAGATGCTGCCGGGAGTCCTTTTTTCCTGTTTGATTACAGGGCAGAATATGAGGGGACATACGGTTGGATCTTCCGTGTGGGTGAAAGAGAATATAATGTCGGATTATGGCTGAAAAGAGAGAAAAATCTGCTTGCAGCAAGATTTCAGCAATTTCTGGAAACGCGGGTGGAGGAATACTTAGGGCGCGATTATCAGTGGAGGAGAAAGCCGCGGGGCGCCATTATGGGAATCGGAAACAGAAGAGTACATACAGATGATTCCATTGTTTATCTTGGAGATGCATCAAATACTTCCAATCCGGAAGACGGAGAGGGAATTTCACTGGCAGTAAAAGATGCCCTGGATTTCACCGGCGGGCTGAAATAG